The Lysobacter gummosus sequence GGCATCGACAACGGCACGGTGTTCTCCACCTGGCGCGTCGGCAGCCGCGTGCCGGACCGGGTCAAGATCGGCCCGGACCGCTCCGAGGACCTGTACGGCAAGAACTCGCGCGTGCGTCTGCCCGACGAGTTCTCCGGCCACGCGATGGTGTTCCGCACCTTCGACAAGGTCAGCTACGCCCTGATCATGGACGGCGTGCGTCCGACCAAGGTCGGCTACGAGCTCAAGCATCCGGACTCGCCGTACTGAGTCCACGGAACAGCCCGCGGGCTTTTCCTACAACACCACGCGACGGCGCCTTCGGGCGCCGTCGTCGTTTGCGGACTAGGCTGGGGCATGAACCAGACCGCTGCCGCCGCCCCAGACCCCATCGCCACGTTGCTACTGCTCGCCGCGGGCGGCTCCAGCGCGGCCCGGCGCGGCTTGCTGGAGCAGCACGGCAGCGCCGCCGCCGCGCTCGCCGCCGGTGCCCGCGCCTGGACCGCGGCGGAGCTGTCGCCACCGCAGATCGCGCGGCTGCGCGCGCCCGCCGACGCGGCGGCCTGGGCCGCGGCCGGCTGGCCCGGCGACACCGGCGAACGGCTGCTGGCGTGGCTGGGCGATAGCAACCATCACCTGATCGAATGGACCAGCCCGGATTACCCGGCGCTGCTGCGACGCGCGCCCAATCCGCCGCTGGCCCTGTTCGTGGCCGGCGAGCCGGGACTGCTGTGGCATCCGGCGGTGGCGGTGGTCGGCAGCCGTTCTCCGACCCCGGGCGGCCAGGACAACGCCGCCGACTTCGCCCGCGCGCTGGCGCGCTCGGGCCTGGCTGTGGCCAGCGGCCTCGCCGCCGGCATCGATGCCGCCGCCCATCGCGCCGCCCTGGACGCCGGCGGCCTGACCGTCGCCGTCCTCGGCACCGGGCCGGACCTGGCCTACCCGCGCCGCCACGGCGAGCTGCTGCAGCGCATCGCCGCCGACGGCGCCGTGGTCAGCGAGTACCCGCCCGGCACCCCGGCCCGGCCGGAACACTTCCCCAGCCGCAACCGCATCCTCGCCGGCCTGAGCCTGGGCACCCTGGTGATCGAAGCGGCCGAGCGCTCCGGCGCGCTGATCACCGCGCGCCTGGCCAGCGAATGCGGGCGCGAGGTGTTCGCCGTGCCCGGCTCGATCCACAACCCGCTGGCGCGCGGCTGCCACCGGCTGATCCGCGAAGGCGCCGGCCTGGTAGAAAGCGCCTCGGAAGTCGTGGCCGCGCTGGCACCGATGGCGGCCGAGTTGGCCGACGGCTTGCGTCGCCGTCTGGCCGCCCCCATTAACCTCGGCCACGCGCTGGTCACACACGGCGATCACGATGGCTCCAGCCCCGTCTCAGGAGCTGCCGAGCCTTCAGATTTCGCCGACCCCGACTACCAGTCCTTGTGGAACGCGCTGGGCCACGACCCTACCGGTATGGATCAACTCGTCGAACGTACTGGATTGACGACTGCGGAACTGTCCTCCATGCTGCTGGTCATGGAGCTTGAGGGTCTCGTCGCGGCGCAGCACGGCCGTTACTTCCGTAACCGCTGAATCTGAATCGGTGTCCACCCACCGGCGATTCACCCGGCCAATCAGCAACTCCTGACCCACCGCGCCGCATGCGGCGCAGGCCGAGGGAAATGAAAGAGAGCATCCTGGACGTCCTGCTGTACCTGTTCGAGCATTACTTCACTGACGATGCGGACCTTGTCCGCGACCGCGATTCGCTCCGCAGCGGCCCCCTGTTCGATGAACTGGGCCAGGCCGGTTTCAGTCCCGCCGAGATCAACAAAGCCATCGAATGGCTGGATGCGCTGGCTCAGCAACGGCCCAGCGTCAGTGCTCCGCGCGTGGGCGGCCCGACCCGGATCTACTTCGGCCCGGAACTCGACAAGCTCGATGTCGAATGCCGCGGCTTCCTATTGTTCCTGGAACAACACGGCATCCTCGACGCCGATCAGCGCGAACTCGTGCTCGACCGGGCGATGGCGCTGGACCAGGAAGAGCTGGACCTGGACGACCTCAAATGGGTCGTGCTGATGGTGCTGTTCAACCAGCCCGGCTCCGAGGCGGCCTACGCCTGGATGGAAACGCAGATGTTCGAGGACGAGCCCGAGCCGGTGCACTGACACCGGCCGCGGCCGCGAGCGGTTCGCGGCGGCGGGTTTCGTCCTTGAATCACGCCACGGCCCTGCATCCGGCCGTCATGCTTGCGCGACGGGCGCATTGTTCGCTCCCATCCGTCGCGCAATACGCACCGCCCATGCCGGGCGAATAGCGTTTTGCGAACTCCGTGCTAGTTTCAT is a genomic window containing:
- the dprA gene encoding DNA-processing protein DprA codes for the protein MNQTAAAAPDPIATLLLLAAGGSSAARRGLLEQHGSAAAALAAGARAWTAAELSPPQIARLRAPADAAAWAAAGWPGDTGERLLAWLGDSNHHLIEWTSPDYPALLRRAPNPPLALFVAGEPGLLWHPAVAVVGSRSPTPGGQDNAADFARALARSGLAVASGLAAGIDAAAHRAALDAGGLTVAVLGTGPDLAYPRRHGELLQRIAADGAVVSEYPPGTPARPEHFPSRNRILAGLSLGTLVIEAAERSGALITARLASECGREVFAVPGSIHNPLARGCHRLIREGAGLVESASEVVAALAPMAAELADGLRRRLAAPINLGHALVTHGDHDGSSPVSGAAEPSDFADPDYQSLWNALGHDPTGMDQLVERTGLTTAELSSMLLVMELEGLVAAQHGRYFRNR
- a CDS encoding DUF494 family protein, with the translated sequence MKESILDVLLYLFEHYFTDDADLVRDRDSLRSGPLFDELGQAGFSPAEINKAIEWLDALAQQRPSVSAPRVGGPTRIYFGPELDKLDVECRGFLLFLEQHGILDADQRELVLDRAMALDQEELDLDDLKWVVLMVLFNQPGSEAAYAWMETQMFEDEPEPVH